Proteins from a single region of Chryseobacterium sp. T16E-39:
- a CDS encoding MAC/perforin domain-containing protein encodes MIKKQFSFCISMILMLFVTSCSTEELNNEGAPENLSRTSRSKAGKSAGDGEYDVLGHGFDAAGEYANANSAGFQVIDIARFKVEQASRLVTDNTFSQEYVEEYGENAESYSKMVSTKVGVTAGIPLFKKTLSVAFNTTITNSNKFDAKYIYGSYNLTIKQRRFRINATASALSDYLTPEFVQDLQTKSPQQIVNDYGTHILVDIYTGAKMDILFQSETTNRNREHAARVGVKAGMKAIFDVDVTNDVNTSSSNQNYSKKLSYKTRGGDPSKGLMNELNLDQNNPKINIANWQNSSTANNSVLVDFGSNGLILIYDVVKDPVKKSQLKAYVDQYLIDNRVNIEYTNTANLVNGNFVRNPITGEVFFMFENQLRYIQSPDTLFGLFNISNADIFDVSSTNLSTVKKGKDLTPDNDLKQDNYTLKIYMREGNTLRWIPNSTIYNKYRFNNNAVRKINGTGGYIIGSDIQ; translated from the coding sequence ATGATAAAAAAACAATTTTCGTTTTGCATTAGTATGATTCTGATGCTTTTTGTAACCTCATGTTCTACAGAAGAACTTAACAATGAGGGCGCTCCGGAGAACTTGAGCCGTACGAGCCGTTCAAAGGCAGGGAAATCCGCAGGAGATGGAGAATATGATGTACTGGGGCATGGATTTGATGCGGCAGGAGAATATGCTAATGCAAATTCCGCAGGATTTCAAGTGATTGATATTGCAAGGTTTAAAGTTGAGCAGGCTTCAAGATTAGTAACTGATAATACATTTTCTCAGGAATATGTGGAAGAATATGGTGAAAATGCAGAGTCTTATTCTAAAATGGTTTCAACAAAAGTAGGAGTAACTGCCGGAATACCATTATTTAAAAAAACACTTTCAGTTGCTTTTAATACTACGATTACCAATTCGAATAAATTTGATGCTAAATACATTTACGGAAGTTATAATTTAACTATTAAGCAGAGAAGATTTAGGATTAATGCAACGGCTTCTGCCTTGTCAGACTATTTAACCCCTGAATTTGTGCAAGACCTTCAAACAAAGAGCCCGCAACAAATTGTTAATGATTATGGTACCCATATATTGGTAGATATCTATACTGGAGCAAAAATGGATATTTTATTTCAATCTGAAACTACCAATAGAAATAGAGAGCATGCTGCTAGAGTTGGGGTTAAAGCTGGAATGAAGGCTATATTTGATGTAGATGTTACAAATGACGTCAATACATCAAGTTCTAATCAAAACTATTCAAAAAAATTATCTTATAAAACAAGGGGAGGAGATCCTTCAAAAGGTTTAATGAATGAATTAAATCTGGATCAAAATAATCCTAAAATTAATATAGCCAACTGGCAAAACAGTTCTACTGCAAATAATTCTGTTTTGGTGGATTTTGGTTCGAATGGTTTGATTCTTATTTATGACGTTGTTAAAGATCCTGTAAAAAAGTCACAACTTAAAGCTTATGTAGATCAGTATCTTATAGATAATAGAGTTAATATTGAATATACTAATACAGCAAACCTAGTTAATGGAAACTTTGTTAGAAACCCTATAACAGGAGAAGTGTTCTTTATGTTTGAAAATCAGTTACGTTATATTCAAAGCCCAGATACCCTTTTTGGATTATTTAACATAAGCAATGCAGATATTTTTGATGTTAGCTCCACTAACCTTTCAACAGTGAAAAAAGGTAAAGATTTAACACCTGATAATGACCTTAAACAGGACAATTATACACTTAAGATCTATATGAGAGAAGGGAATACTTTGAGATGGATACCTAATTCTACTATATATAATAAATATAGATTTAACAATAATGCTGTTCGTAAAATTAATGGAACAGGAGGGTATATAATAGGCTCTGATATTCAATAA
- the gltX gene encoding glutamate--tRNA ligase, whose protein sequence is MEKVRVRFAPSPTGPLHLGGVRTALYDYLFAKNQGGEFVLRIEDTDTARYVEGAEEYIEEALEWCGIIPDESPKKGGKYAPYRQSERRDIYDRYTEQILKTDYAYLAFDTPEELDAIRAEYEAKGDVFSYDNKTRNRLRNSLALSEEEIEVLLLNKTPYVVRFKMPVDRTLNLEDIIRGRSSVNTNTLDDKVLVKHDGMPTYHFANVIDDHEMKITHVIRGEEWLPSLGLHTLLYEAMQWDAPQFAHLSLILKPEGKGKLSKRDGDKFGFPVFPLDFKDPETGNISKGYRENGYLPDAFINMVALLGWSPANDREILPLKEMIKEFDLHKVHKAGARFSKEKSEWFNHQYIQLKSDEELLKILKNTGLELSHVSDEKLIKIIHLMKERATFPQDIYENGKFFFEPPTSYDEKAAKKAWNEETSTILADLSDTLENTQEFNSEVLKQTVHDFAENKGLGMGKVMMPLRLALVGELKGPDVPDILELLGKEESIARMKNAINNFK, encoded by the coding sequence ATGGAGAAAGTAAGAGTACGTTTTGCTCCAAGTCCTACAGGACCTTTGCATTTGGGAGGTGTAAGAACCGCATTATATGATTATCTTTTTGCTAAAAACCAGGGTGGCGAATTCGTTTTGAGGATCGAAGATACCGACACGGCAAGATATGTAGAAGGTGCTGAAGAGTATATTGAAGAAGCTTTAGAATGGTGCGGAATCATTCCTGATGAAAGTCCTAAAAAAGGAGGAAAGTATGCTCCTTACAGACAATCTGAAAGAAGAGACATTTACGACAGATATACGGAACAAATTCTAAAAACGGATTATGCTTATCTTGCTTTTGATACTCCAGAAGAATTGGATGCTATCCGTGCAGAATATGAAGCGAAGGGAGATGTTTTTTCTTATGATAATAAAACAAGAAATCGCTTAAGAAATAGTCTTGCACTTTCTGAGGAGGAGATTGAAGTATTATTACTTAACAAAACACCATATGTCGTTCGATTCAAAATGCCAGTTGACAGAACGCTTAATCTTGAAGATATTATCCGTGGCAGATCATCTGTAAACACCAATACTTTAGATGATAAAGTTTTAGTTAAACATGATGGAATGCCTACTTATCATTTTGCTAACGTAATTGATGACCATGAGATGAAGATCACCCATGTCATCCGCGGAGAAGAATGGTTGCCATCTTTAGGTCTACACACATTATTATATGAAGCAATGCAGTGGGATGCTCCCCAGTTTGCTCACCTTTCATTGATTCTAAAACCAGAAGGAAAGGGTAAATTAAGTAAAAGAGATGGTGACAAATTTGGATTCCCTGTTTTTCCATTAGATTTCAAAGATCCCGAAACAGGTAACATTTCAAAGGGATATAGAGAAAATGGATATCTTCCCGATGCATTTATCAATATGGTAGCTTTACTTGGCTGGTCACCCGCAAATGACAGGGAAATTCTTCCCCTGAAGGAAATGATTAAAGAATTTGACCTTCATAAAGTTCACAAGGCAGGAGCCAGATTCAGCAAAGAAAAATCCGAGTGGTTTAATCACCAGTATATCCAGTTAAAATCGGATGAAGAGCTTTTAAAAATTTTGAAAAATACCGGTTTAGAATTATCCCATGTTTCAGATGAAAAATTAATTAAGATTATTCATCTTATGAAAGAAAGAGCTACATTTCCTCAAGACATCTATGAAAACGGAAAGTTTTTCTTTGAGCCCCCTACTTCTTATGATGAAAAGGCAGCAAAAAAAGCATGGAATGAAGAAACTTCAACAATACTAGCTGATTTATCTGACACCCTGGAGAACACCCAGGAATTTAACAGCGAAGTATTAAAGCAAACTGTTCATGATTTTGCCGAAAATAAAGGGCTCGGAATGGGAAAAGTGATGATGCCTCTTCGTTTAGCATTAGTAGGAGAATTAAAAGGACCAGATGTTCCTGATATTCTGGAACTGCTTGGAAAAGAAGAAAGTATAGCTAGAATGAAGAATGCTATTAATAATTTTAAATAG